A genomic region of Drosophila kikkawai strain 14028-0561.14 chromosome X, DkikHiC1v2, whole genome shotgun sequence contains the following coding sequences:
- the LOC108071219 gene encoding T-cell activation inhibitor, mitochondrial, whose product MMASLSILMRHPGRFLVATCSRCVRMLSSDLVAALRPIYLAIRPNPQLADRTPPEEMRVNEKSLRQLSSHLESLSGQSVDSSLPADGMLKFYMYSVPDEEGSTLGGGHLVRVQVDRSLMDPKAVIRGILRSCKLLPKDQEQERQEKQEQERQLENEEQEWEQELARKPVMKDKKAVKELEKVLRWQEHMKPERERVRPPQRKVSQTNNLDNTLTELLKDPPKKEDHSLDTWMRQALARAQAAEATAIRAKIDALERSLIQNLGIRGTRYDCGCNMERYHDCLQILNDLVTKDSAVASQLRILGNRFVVFAPYTGISLEGDVMLFSGDAPSSWLGFLLKQMRLHEEQLRLVPLYEKALSAVLLGIQIERRRAAEPGCEARAYAESLRRVIRAVSEHLKLEESVRELPPTLQDHQLVVMPDDSDAPKVSQTGLFLAPASCPGSDLVAFICRNLDVASGRVSRYRQDIEVERKLWQQCQDELGLQRLSKDDSVTPDKMVLALQHLLKSGVKSCRGLSLHITNYWSVPTDGIVCIPWNFMSQEQK is encoded by the coding sequence ATGATGGCCTCACTGAGCATCCTTATGCGACATCCTGGCCGCTTCCTCGTCGCCACCTGCTCCCGCTGCGTCCGAATGCTGAGCAGCGACCTGGTGGCCGCCCTGCGTCCCATCTATCTGGCCATTAGGCCGAATCCTCAACTGGCCGATCGGACGCCGCCGGAGGAGATGCGTGTGAACGAGAAGTCGTTGCGTCAGCTGAGTTCCCATTTGGAATCCCTGAGTGGACAGTCTGTCGATAGTTCCCTGCCAGCCGATGGAATGCTAAAGTTCTACATGTACTCCGTGCCGGACGAAGAGGGGTCAACGTTAGGTGGTGGTCACCTGGTTCGTGTGCAGGTGGACCGGAGTCTAATGGATCCCAAGGCCGTGATCAGGGGCATACTCCGGTCGTGCAAGCTGCTGCCCAAGGATCAGGAACAGGAGAGGCaggagaagcaggagcaggagagaCAGCTGGAGAATGAGGAGCAAGAGTGGGAGCAAGAGCTAGCCAGAAAGCCGGTTATGAAGGATAAAAAGGCCGTgaaggagctggagaaggTCCTGCGGTGGCAGGAGCACATGAAGCCAGAAAGGGAACGTGTGCGACCTCCTCAACGGAAGGTTAGCCAAACGAATAACCTGGATAACACCTTGACGGAGCTTCTAAAGGATCCACCCAAAAAGGAGGACCACTCTTTGGATACCTGGATGCGTCAGGCCCTGGCCCGGGCCCAGGCCGCCGAGGCCACAGCCATTCGGGCCAAAATCGATGCCCTGGAACGCTCCCTGATCCAAAACCTTGGCATCCGCGGCACACGCTATGACTGCGGCTGCAATATGGAGCGATATCATGATTGTCTTCAGATTCTGAATGATCTGGTTACAAAGGACTCAGCGGTGGCATCGCAGCTACGTATCCTGGGCAATCGATTTGTGGTCTTTGCCCCCTACACGGGCATCAGTCTGGAGGGCGATGTGATGCTCTTCTCGGGCGATGCCCCCTCCAGTTGGTTGGGATTTCTCTTGAAGCAGATGCGTCTGCATGAGGAGCAACTGCGTCTGGTGCCGCTGTACGAGAAAGCCCTGTCCGCCGTCCTTTTGGGCATCCAAATAGAGCGTCGGCGAGCTGCTGAGCCGGGCTGTGAGGCTCGAGCCTATGCCGAGAGTCTGAGGCGTGTGATCCGTGCGGTTAGCGAGCATCTGAAGCTGGAGGAGAGTGTGCGAGAGTTGCCACCGACGCTGCAGGATCACCAGCTGGTGGTGATGCCCGATGACAGCGATGCACCGAAAGTTAGCCAGACGGGCTTGTTCCTGGCACCCGCCTCCTGTCCGGGCTCCGATCTTGTGGCGTTCATCTGCCGGAATTTGGATGTGGCCAGCGGTAGGGTCAGTCGCTATCGCCAGGATATCGAGGTGGAGCGTAAATTGTGGCAACAGTGCCAGGATGAGCTCGGCCTGCAGCGACTCAGCAAGGATGATTCGGTGACGCCGGACAAGATGGTCCTGGCCCTGCAGCATCTCCTTAAGAGTGGCGTCAAGTCCTGTCGTGGCCTCAGTCTCCATATCACCAACTATTGGTCAGTGCCCACCGATGGCATTGTGTGCATCCCCTGGAACTTTATGTCGCAGGAGCAAAAGTAG